The following proteins come from a genomic window of Heterodontus francisci isolate sHetFra1 unplaced genomic scaffold, sHetFra1.hap1 HAP1_SCAFFOLD_59, whole genome shotgun sequence:
- the LOC137360594 gene encoding histone H2A-like has translation MYSKCSGKYPFFVKEFVKISGRGKTGGKARAKAKSRSSRAGLQFPVGRVHRLLRKGNYAERVGAGAPVYLAAVLEYLTAEILELAGNAARDNKKSRIIPRHLQLAVRNDEELNKLLGGVTIAQGGVLPNIQAVLLPKKTSAQSSQKK, from the coding sequence ATGTACAGTAAATGCAGTGGAAAATATCCATTCTTCGTGAAAGAATTTGTGAAAatatctggaagaggaaagaccggcggcaaagctcgggccaaggccaagtctcgctcctcccgggctggactgcagttcccggtgggccgtgttcacaggctcctgagaaagggcaactatgctgagcgtgtgggtgccggagccccggtctatctggctgctgtgctcgagtatctgaccgctgaaatcctcgaactCGCCGGTAACGCGgcgcgggacaacaagaagagccgcatcatccccagacacctgcagctggccgtccgcaacgacgaggagctcaacaagctgctgggaggggtgaccatcgctcagggcggggtgctgcctaatatccaggccgtgctgttgcccaagaaaaccagcgctcagagctcccagaaaaagtaa